In Euphorbia lathyris chromosome 10, ddEupLath1.1, whole genome shotgun sequence, a single genomic region encodes these proteins:
- the LOC136209047 gene encoding fasciclin-like arabinogalactan protein 11: MKTQLLFFTFFSLYSSFSSAQSPSPAPPSGPTNVTAILEKAGQYTTFIKLLKATQEANQINTQLNNSNQGLTIFAPTDNAFTSLKPGTLNSLNDQAKVQLVQFHILPTFISMSQFQTVSNPLRTQAGNSANGEFPLNVTTSGNQVNVTTGVDTATVANTVFTDGSLAVYQVDKVLLPLDLFGSPAAAPAPAPGSKAGKAVTAKAPGAAAADDDTPDVSPAATTTTVAIVSYSVAVIAAICLNL, translated from the coding sequence ATGAAAACTCAACTTcttttcttcactttcttctccCTATACTCCTCATTTTCCTCAGCACAATCCCCCTCGCCCGCCCCGCCTTCCGGCCCAACTAACGTCACCGCGATACTCGAAAAGGCCGGTCAATACACTACCTTTATCAAGCTATTGAAAGCAACTCAAGAAGCTAATCAAATCAATACCCAACTCAACAACTCGAACCAAGGACTAACAATCTTCGCGCCGACGGATAATGCCTTTACTAGCCTCAAACCCGGGACGTTGAATTCGCTAAATGATCAGGCGAAAGTGCAGCTGGTTCAGTTTCATATTCTGCCTACCTTTATTTCTATGTCACAGTTTCAGACTGTGAGTAATCCGTTGCGAACGCAGGCTGGGAATAGCGCGAATGGGGAGTTTCCGTTGAATGTTACGACGTCCGGGAATCAAGTGAATGTGACTACTGGTGTTGATACAGCAACTGTGGCGAATACTGTGTTTACTGATGGTTCACTTGCTGTGTACCAAGTTGATAAAGTGCTTCTTCCGTTGGATCTTTTTGGTTCGCCTGCTGCTGCTCCTGCTCCTGCGCCTGGTTCGAAGGCGGGTAAGGCTGTTACTGCGAAGGCTCCGGGGGCTGCAGCTGCGGATGATGATACTCCTGATGTTTCGCCTGCTGCAACAACAACTACTGTAGCAATTGTATCCTATTCTGTTGCAGTTATAGCTGCTATTTGTTTGAATCTATGA